A section of the candidate division WOR-3 bacterium genome encodes:
- a CDS encoding catalase translates to MAKEQKKLTNNFGKPVDDDQNSITVGIPGPTIFEDIHLAEKLAHFNRERIPERVVHAKGAGAGGYFEVTHDVTKYTRAKFLSEIGKRTEVFARFSTVGGEKGSADTARDPRGFAVKFYTEEGNFDMVGNNTPVFFIRDVIKFPDFIHTQKRNPATNAKDPDMFWDFLSLTPESIHQVTILFSDRGTPMSYRNMNGYGGHTFKWWNSNGEYFWVKIHFKTVQGVKNYGRQEATRLAGENPDIATDDLYQAIKSGKYPAWDVQIQVMKPELADTYKFNPFDVTKVLPHGDFPVIPVGRMVLNRNPQNYFAEVEQSAFCPGNFVPGMGPSPDKMLQGRIIFYHDAHRYRLGPNYHLIPVNSPKGVKADNYQRDGAMRVDDNGGGGPNYYPNSFEGPEPQPEFSEPSLEFSGKGARQPYVHPNDDFVQAGNLYRKVMTDVDREHLVGNIIDHLGNAQKRIQLRQTALFYKADIEYGTRVAQGLKLSLKDVENLAKMSQEERAEATK, encoded by the coding sequence ATGGCAAAAGAACAAAAAAAACTGACCAACAATTTTGGTAAACCGGTCGATGACGATCAGAATAGCATAACTGTGGGCATTCCAGGACCCACGATTTTCGAAGATATCCACCTTGCTGAAAAACTGGCGCACTTCAATCGTGAACGTATCCCCGAGCGGGTAGTGCACGCTAAGGGCGCCGGGGCCGGTGGATATTTCGAGGTTACGCACGATGTTACGAAATACACCAGGGCCAAATTCCTCTCCGAGATCGGCAAGCGTACCGAGGTCTTTGCGAGATTTTCCACGGTCGGTGGGGAAAAGGGTTCGGCAGATACGGCTCGTGATCCCCGTGGGTTTGCCGTGAAATTCTACACGGAAGAAGGTAATTTCGACATGGTGGGCAATAACACGCCGGTATTCTTTATCCGCGATGTCATCAAATTCCCCGATTTTATTCATACACAAAAACGCAATCCAGCCACCAACGCCAAGGATCCGGACATGTTCTGGGATTTTCTATCTCTGACTCCAGAATCGATCCATCAGGTCACGATTCTCTTTTCGGACCGCGGTACTCCGATGAGCTACCGCAATATGAATGGCTATGGAGGTCATACCTTCAAATGGTGGAATTCGAATGGTGAATATTTCTGGGTGAAAATACATTTTAAGACAGTGCAAGGTGTCAAAAACTATGGACGGCAGGAAGCAACGCGGCTTGCTGGCGAGAATCCCGATATCGCGACAGATGATCTATATCAAGCGATCAAGAGCGGTAAATATCCGGCTTGGGATGTGCAGATCCAGGTCATGAAGCCCGAGCTGGCAGACACCTACAAATTCAATCCTTTTGATGTGACGAAGGTTTTACCGCATGGTGATTTTCCGGTGATCCCGGTCGGTCGTATGGTTCTGAACCGGAACCCACAAAATTACTTTGCCGAGGTAGAGCAATCAGCCTTTTGTCCAGGCAACTTTGTTCCGGGTATGGGTCCTTCTCCGGATAAGATGCTGCAGGGGCGGATAATATTCTATCATGACGCCCATCGATACCGTCTTGGTCCTAACTATCATTTGATCCCGGTCAACTCGCCAAAAGGTGTGAAGGCCGACAACTATCAGCGTGACGGTGCCATGCGCGTAGATGATAACGGTGGTGGTGGTCCAAATTACTATCCAAACAGCTTTGAGGGTCCTGAACCGCAGCCGGAATTCTCAGAGCCGTCGCTGGAATTTTCGGGTAAGGGAGCTCGACAACCTTATGTTCATCCCAACGACGACTTCGTTCAGGCCGGTAACCTCTACCGAAAGGTTATGACTGATGTGGACCGGGAACACCTGGTCGGGAATATCATTGATCATTTAGGGAATGCGCAGAAACGTATCCAACTTCGCCAAACGGCGCTTTTCTACAAAGCTGATATCGAGTACGGGACCAGGGTTGCGCAGGGTTTGAAACTTAGTCTGAAAGATGTCGAGAACCTGGCGAAGATGTCACAGGAGGAACGGGCAGAAGCGACGAAGTAG